One genomic region from Vibrio cyclitrophicus encodes:
- a CDS encoding adenylosuccinate synthase encodes MGNNVVVLGTQWGDEGKGKIVDLLTEDAKYVVRYQGGHNAGHTLVIDGEKTVLHLIPSGILRNNVKCVIGNGVVLSPDALLKEMKPLEDRGIPVRERLFISEACPLILPYHIAIDNAREIARGAKAIGTTGRGIGPAYEDKVARRGLRVGDLFDKEAFAEKLKEVMEFHNFQLEHFYKAETVSYEEVLEQAMSYADMLTAMVIDVTDELDAARKRGDKIMFEGAQGTLLDIDHGTYPYVTSSNTTAGGVAAGSGFGPRHIGYILGITKAYCTRVGSGPFPTELYDGLEKQDPVGKHLGDVGHEFGATTGRLRRTGWFDAVAMRRAIQINSLSGMCLTKLDVLDGLEELKICTGYKMKDGSILEVSPMAAESFEEATPIYETMPGWSENTFGAKSIDALPQAALDYIKRIEDLTGVPIDIVSTGPDRNETIIKVHPYGA; translated from the coding sequence ATGGGAAATAACGTAGTCGTTCTAGGCACCCAATGGGGTGATGAAGGTAAAGGTAAAATCGTTGACCTTTTAACTGAAGATGCAAAATACGTGGTTCGCTACCAAGGCGGTCACAATGCAGGTCACACTCTTGTAATTGACGGTGAAAAAACCGTTCTTCACTTAATTCCATCAGGCATCCTACGTAATAACGTTAAATGTGTTATTGGTAATGGTGTAGTGTTATCGCCTGACGCACTTCTAAAAGAAATGAAGCCTCTTGAAGATCGCGGTATCCCAGTACGTGAACGTCTTTTCATTTCTGAAGCTTGTCCTCTAATTCTTCCGTACCACATTGCAATCGACAACGCGCGTGAAATCGCTCGTGGCGCTAAAGCTATCGGTACAACAGGTCGTGGTATCGGTCCTGCTTACGAAGATAAAGTTGCTCGTCGCGGTCTACGCGTTGGCGACCTTTTCGATAAAGAAGCATTCGCTGAGAAGCTAAAAGAAGTTATGGAATTCCACAACTTCCAACTAGAGCACTTCTACAAAGCTGAAACAGTAAGCTACGAAGAAGTTCTTGAGCAAGCGATGAGCTACGCAGACATGTTAACTGCGATGGTTATCGACGTAACTGACGAACTAGACGCAGCACGTAAGCGCGGCGACAAGATCATGTTCGAAGGTGCTCAAGGTACGCTACTAGATATCGACCACGGTACTTACCCATACGTAACGTCTTCTAACACGACTGCTGGTGGTGTTGCTGCAGGTTCTGGTTTCGGTCCTCGTCATATCGGTTACATCCTTGGTATCACTAAGGCTTACTGTACTCGTGTTGGTTCAGGTCCATTCCCAACTGAGCTATACGATGGCCTTGAGAAGCAAGACCCAGTTGGTAAACACCTAGGCGATGTTGGTCACGAGTTTGGCGCAACAACGGGTCGTCTACGTCGTACTGGTTGGTTCGATGCTGTTGCTATGCGTCGTGCAATCCAAATCAACTCTCTATCTGGTATGTGTCTAACTAAACTAGACGTTCTAGATGGCCTAGAAGAGCTAAAAATCTGTACTGGTTACAAGATGAAAGATGGTTCTATCCTAGAAGTTTCTCCAATGGCTGCTGAGTCATTTGAAGAAGCAACGCCAATCTACGAAACAATGCCTGGTTGGTCTGAAAACACATTTGGTGCTAAATCTATCGACGCGCTTCCACAAGCTGCTCTAGATTACATCAAGCGTATCGAAGACCTAACTGGTGTTCCAATTGATATCGTATCAACTGGCCCAGATCGTAACGAAACTATCATCAAGGTTCACCCATACGGCGCATAA
- the rnr gene encoding ribonuclease R: MSKNTPMPENTTATTTVDPFADRESKNYENPVPSREFIISFLTEANIPMNRNDLFEALGLAGEEQYEGLRRRLRAMERDGQLIFTRRQCYALPEKMELIKGYVIGHKDGHGWVRPDGSVGKDNDILLPHHQMKTIMHGDYVLAQPTDNSKRGRREGRLVRVLEERKTPLVGRFFLEYGHSYVVADDSRISHDIQIPTEHKGGARMGNVVVIEITDRGGRSRNMMGKVTEVLGENMAPGMETQIAIRTHQIPQEWPEAVDKQIENLGEHVPEEAKEGRVDLRKLPLVTIDGEDARDFDDAVYCEAKKGGGWRLWVAIADVSYYVRPDTALDKEAINRGNSVYFPSQVVPMLPEVLSNGLCSLNPQVDRLCMVCEMTISDKGKLSGYKHYEAVMNSHARLTYNKVGAILDGNEELRERYEPEVPHLEELHKMYKVLKKTRDERGAIEFETVETKFIFNADRKIDRIEPVIRNDAHKIIEECMILANIASASYVEKAKEPALYRVHDTPGEERLMGFKSFLSELGLTLEGGLSPSPVDYAQLMQQINEREDRELIQTMLLRSMKQAVYNADNAGHFGLALKRYAHFTSPIRRYPDLLLHRAIKYLIAKEGGRNSERWTPTGGYHYTFDDMDFYGEQCSMTERRADDATREVNDWLKCEYMQDHVGEVMDGVIANVTGFGFFVRLTELHIDGLVHISALANDYYQFDAVGQRLVGESSGNIYRLGDSVKVKVSAVNLETRQIDFDLEDTDRQPRGKGKTAKKRAAEAMKKAKSKKRSAVKSNQPGVSAKPLVEPTKRPDGSSESSTKKKSSNKTGAAKARAKKKRTASRKPKADKS, translated from the coding sequence ATGTCAAAAAACACACCAATGCCAGAAAACACGACAGCGACAACCACTGTTGACCCTTTTGCCGACCGAGAGTCGAAAAATTACGAAAACCCAGTACCAAGCCGAGAGTTCATTATTTCGTTCCTAACAGAAGCGAATATTCCAATGAACCGTAATGACCTATTCGAAGCTTTGGGTCTTGCTGGAGAGGAGCAATATGAAGGGCTGCGTCGTCGTTTACGTGCAATGGAGCGTGATGGACAGCTAATCTTTACTCGTCGTCAGTGCTATGCATTACCTGAGAAGATGGAACTGATTAAAGGCTATGTGATCGGTCATAAAGACGGTCATGGTTGGGTTCGCCCAGATGGCAGTGTAGGTAAAGATAACGATATCTTGTTGCCGCATCATCAGATGAAAACCATCATGCACGGGGATTACGTGTTGGCTCAGCCGACTGATAACAGTAAGCGTGGTCGTCGTGAAGGTCGTTTAGTGCGTGTTCTTGAAGAGCGCAAAACGCCACTGGTTGGTCGCTTCTTCCTAGAATACGGCCATTCTTATGTGGTTGCTGATGATTCACGTATTAGTCATGATATTCAGATCCCTACTGAGCATAAAGGCGGTGCTCGAATGGGTAATGTGGTTGTGATTGAAATTACGGATCGCGGTGGTCGTTCTCGTAACATGATGGGTAAAGTCACTGAAGTTCTTGGTGAGAACATGGCGCCGGGTATGGAAACGCAAATTGCGATCCGTACTCACCAGATCCCACAAGAGTGGCCTGAAGCGGTAGATAAGCAAATCGAAAACCTTGGTGAGCATGTTCCTGAGGAAGCAAAAGAAGGACGTGTTGATCTGCGTAAACTGCCATTAGTTACCATTGATGGTGAAGATGCACGTGACTTCGATGATGCCGTTTACTGTGAAGCGAAGAAAGGCGGAGGCTGGCGCCTATGGGTAGCGATTGCTGACGTAAGTTACTACGTTCGCCCTGATACAGCGCTAGACAAAGAAGCGATTAACCGTGGTAACTCGGTATACTTCCCGTCACAAGTGGTGCCAATGCTGCCAGAAGTCCTTTCTAACGGCTTATGTTCACTGAACCCTCAAGTCGACCGTTTATGTATGGTGTGTGAGATGACTATCTCAGACAAAGGTAAACTGTCGGGCTACAAGCACTACGAAGCAGTAATGAATTCTCATGCTCGTCTTACTTACAATAAAGTAGGCGCAATCTTAGATGGCAATGAAGAACTTCGCGAGCGTTACGAGCCAGAAGTACCGCATCTTGAAGAACTGCATAAGATGTACAAAGTACTTAAGAAAACGCGTGATGAGCGTGGTGCGATTGAGTTTGAAACGGTCGAAACGAAATTCATCTTCAATGCGGATCGTAAGATCGACCGTATTGAACCAGTAATCCGTAACGATGCACACAAGATCATCGAAGAATGTATGATTCTTGCGAACATCGCATCGGCATCTTACGTAGAAAAAGCGAAAGAGCCTGCTCTGTACCGTGTTCACGATACTCCGGGCGAAGAGCGCTTAATGGGCTTCAAGAGCTTCTTAAGTGAATTAGGTTTAACACTGGAAGGTGGCCTGTCGCCATCTCCAGTAGACTACGCACAACTGATGCAACAGATTAACGAGCGTGAAGATCGTGAGTTAATCCAAACTATGCTGCTGCGTTCAATGAAGCAAGCGGTATATAACGCGGATAACGCGGGTCACTTTGGTTTAGCACTTAAACGCTACGCTCACTTTACCTCGCCGATTCGTCGTTACCCTGACTTGTTATTGCACCGTGCGATTAAGTACCTTATTGCGAAAGAAGGTGGGCGTAACAGCGAACGTTGGACGCCTACCGGTGGTTACCACTACACGTTCGATGATATGGACTTCTACGGTGAGCAGTGTTCAATGACTGAGCGTCGTGCTGATGACGCAACGCGTGAAGTAAACGACTGGTTGAAGTGTGAATACATGCAAGACCATGTCGGTGAAGTGATGGATGGCGTGATTGCCAACGTGACTGGCTTCGGTTTCTTTGTGCGTCTAACTGAACTGCACATCGATGGTTTAGTACATATCTCAGCGCTAGCGAATGATTACTACCAATTCGATGCTGTTGGTCAGCGTTTAGTCGGTGAAAGCTCAGGTAATATCTATCGCTTGGGTGATTCGGTTAAAGTGAAAGTTTCTGCCGTTAATTTAGAAACTCGTCAAATCGACTTCGATCTAGAAGACACCGATCGTCAGCCACGCGGCAAAGGTAAAACAGCCAAGAAGCGTGCTGCAGAAGCGATGAAAAAGGCGAAAAGTAAGAAGCGTTCAGCGGTGAAGAGCAATCAGCCAGGCGTTTCTGCGAAACCTTTAGTTGAACCGACTAAGCGACCAGATGGCAGTAGCGAAAGTTCAACTAAGAAAAAGTCGTCGAATAAAACCGGTGCGGCTAAGGCGCGAGCTAAGAAAAAGCGTACAGCAAGCCGTAAGCCAAAGGCTGACAAGTCTTAA
- the motX gene encoding flagellar protein MotX translates to MKLRIVAASLIMALSSPLSHANLAEVGEPVPIYTEAELIKLIENNQHLERVKADKCQLVEDIVARATRISLPSYEFLYGDMLAWGVCVPQDVELGLYYMENAAHQGLPAALEQLGRYYSRGTLVQQDKERAIPYLREAASMGNLSASIHLAELLLRDYGSPLDYEDAYRWLYNSVTADQRQHKRITVLRSGLEQRMPDNIIARAKRRDVFW, encoded by the coding sequence ATGAAGCTACGAATTGTGGCAGCTTCATTGATAATGGCGCTGAGCTCACCCTTGAGTCATGCAAATTTGGCTGAAGTGGGAGAGCCTGTTCCAATATACACAGAAGCTGAACTGATTAAGTTAATCGAAAATAATCAACATCTTGAGCGTGTGAAAGCGGATAAGTGCCAACTAGTGGAAGACATCGTTGCGCGTGCAACGCGTATTAGTTTGCCTTCTTATGAGTTTTTATACGGCGATATGTTGGCGTGGGGCGTGTGTGTTCCACAAGATGTAGAGCTTGGCCTTTACTATATGGAAAACGCGGCACATCAAGGTTTGCCAGCTGCGCTAGAACAGCTAGGGCGTTATTACTCTCGTGGTACTTTGGTACAACAAGACAAAGAGCGCGCGATTCCGTATTTACGTGAAGCCGCCTCTATGGGGAACCTAAGTGCGAGTATTCACTTAGCGGAACTCTTGCTGCGTGATTACGGTAGCCCGTTAGATTATGAAGATGCTTACCGTTGGTTGTATAACTCGGTAACGGCTGATCAAAGACAACACAAACGCATCACTGTGCTTCGTAGCGGTTTAGAACAGAGAATGCCAGACAATATTATTGCACGAGCAAAACGTCGAGACGTGTTCTGGTAA
- a CDS encoding amidohydrolase, with translation MKLKRTLLASAMASLALFPFASSAMEKADLMITDAMVLTMNQDKTVYESGTVVVKDNKIIAVGDASLEKQYQAKQVLDVDGDIVMPGLINTHTHVSMTVFRSLADDVPDRLHRYIFPLEKKLVSRDMVRIGANLGNVEMVKGGVTTYADMYYFEDEVAKTVDKIGMRAILGETVIKFPVADAANAEEGIKYALNFIEEYKDHPRITPAFAPHAPYTNTTEILQKISKLSLELDVPVMIHLAESHREEEKIAERSEGLSPVQYMDSIGALNKNLVGAHMILVDDHDIELVKKSDMGVAHNMSANIKSAKGVSPALKMYDEDVRIGLGTDGPMSGNTLSTIDEFNQVAKVHKLVNKDRAAMPPIKVIDMATMGAAKALHMEDKIGSLEAGKLADIIVIDTKAPNMVPVYNPYSALVYSANSGNVRHTIVDGKIIMQDRDMLTVDEDKIRQEALDFTKIVRETVIESGEVVQ, from the coding sequence ATGAAATTAAAACGCACCCTACTGGCTTCAGCAATGGCAAGCCTCGCTCTATTTCCATTTGCAAGTTCAGCGATGGAAAAAGCCGATCTAATGATTACCGATGCGATGGTTCTCACCATGAATCAAGACAAAACGGTTTATGAAAGCGGCACTGTTGTCGTGAAAGACAATAAGATCATTGCGGTAGGCGATGCTTCATTAGAGAAGCAATACCAAGCTAAGCAAGTACTCGATGTGGATGGTGACATCGTTATGCCAGGTCTCATCAATACTCATACTCACGTATCAATGACGGTTTTCCGCTCACTAGCCGATGATGTGCCTGATCGCCTGCACCGCTACATCTTCCCATTAGAGAAGAAGTTGGTGTCACGCGACATGGTACGTATTGGTGCTAACCTAGGTAACGTCGAAATGGTAAAAGGCGGTGTAACCACTTACGCCGACATGTACTACTTTGAAGATGAAGTAGCGAAAACCGTCGATAAGATCGGTATGCGTGCCATTCTTGGTGAAACCGTGATTAAGTTCCCAGTCGCTGACGCAGCCAACGCCGAAGAGGGCATTAAGTACGCATTGAACTTCATTGAAGAATACAAAGATCACCCGCGTATCACCCCAGCGTTTGCCCCACATGCGCCTTACACAAATACGACTGAGATCCTGCAGAAAATTTCCAAGCTCTCTCTAGAGTTAGATGTACCTGTGATGATTCATCTTGCTGAATCGCACCGCGAAGAAGAGAAAATCGCCGAGCGCTCAGAAGGCCTATCCCCAGTTCAATACATGGACAGCATTGGCGCACTCAACAAAAACTTGGTGGGTGCACACATGATCTTGGTTGATGACCATGATATCGAACTGGTGAAAAAGTCAGATATGGGTGTCGCTCATAACATGAGTGCTAACATCAAATCAGCAAAAGGCGTATCACCAGCACTTAAGATGTATGACGAAGACGTGCGTATTGGTCTAGGTACTGATGGTCCAATGTCAGGTAACACACTGAGCACCATTGATGAGTTCAACCAAGTGGCTAAAGTTCACAAACTGGTTAATAAAGATCGTGCTGCAATGCCGCCGATCAAAGTGATCGACATGGCGACAATGGGCGCAGCAAAAGCGCTACACATGGAAGATAAGATCGGTTCTCTTGAGGCGGGTAAGCTAGCCGACATCATAGTAATCGATACTAAGGCTCCGAACATGGTACCTGTCTACAACCCATACTCTGCATTAGTGTACTCAGCTAACTCTGGCAACGTTCGCCACACCATTGTCGATGGCAAGATAATCATGCAAGACCGCGACATGTTAACGGTAGACGAAGATAAAATCCGCCAAGAAGCACTCGACTTCACCAAAATTGTTCGTGAAACGGTGATTGAGTCTGGTGAAGTAGTTCAATAA
- a CDS encoding DUF2065 domain-containing protein, translating to MSQSIWLAIGLVLIVEGLGPLIAPNGWRNMVAQLSEQPDTQLRRIGGCLVVAGAVIAFMTYR from the coding sequence ATGTCTCAATCAATTTGGCTCGCTATTGGGCTCGTACTTATTGTTGAAGGGCTCGGCCCTTTGATTGCACCCAATGGCTGGAGAAACATGGTCGCGCAACTGAGCGAACAACCCGACACGCAACTGCGACGCATTGGCGGTTGTCTTGTGGTCGCTGGCGCCGTTATCGCTTTCATGACCTACCGCTAG